The genomic stretch GGGAAAGAGAAGAAACGCTTCGCTGTAAATCCAGGAAAGCAGCATCCATGTCTTGATCCCACCCGTATTCCACGGTGACTTTCGTGTATCCGACTTTCGTAACGCTGTACACACTCTTCACGCCTTCCTGGCGTGCGGCTGTCGACTCGACATTGGTCGTGATTAGTTTTTCAACCTCTTCGGGTGGTCTCTGACCGCTTTTCACTTCCACGTAAAGAGCGGGATTTTTCAAGTCAGGGAAAAGATCTGTCCCTAATTTATTATAGGATATTGTACCCAGTAAACATACCGCCAGCGTGAGCATCAATACGCTTACCGGGTATTTTACTGCAAATTTGGTAATACTGTTCATGTCTTTTTATTTCATGATTTTTACTTTGCCTCTGTTTCTCAGGAATTCGTAGCCTTTCACCACGATCTTGTCTCCTTGGTTCAGACCGCTTTCCACCTCGATGAAACGATCGTCACTGATACCAACCGTGATGATTTTTTCCATAGCCCGGTTTTGTTCCACTGTGTAGACAATCCGGTTCCCCCCTCGGCGGGAGTTAACGATGTCCTTCGGTATGACAATAACCGAATCTTTTTGCAAAGTAATAATCTCTCCTTTCGCGAACATTCCGGGACGTAGTTTCAGTTCCGGGTTGTTAATCGTGATGTATCCGGTGTATGTGCGGGTATCCTCGTTGATTGCCGGGGATAGCTGGGAAACAAGGCCGGACAGGGTATCTGATTTGATATTATAATTGGTGACCAACACTTTTTGACCCACTTTCACCTTGTCGATCGTGTTTTCCGGCAATGCGATTTCCATGTACATCTGGCTGTAGTCCATCAATCCGACCATCGTTTCGCCTGATGCGATCTCCACGTTCGGGGTAAAATACGGTAGGTTCACGATAGCTCCTTTGAACGGGGCTTTAATCGTGAGTTTTGCCAGCTCCGTGTAGGCCGATTCCAATGCCGATTGCGCCTGTATGTAACTACTTTCAGCATTTAGTACATCTTTTTCCGTGGCTCCGCCTTTTTCAAATACGGCTTTTTGACCTTCCCACTCTTTCTTGGCGATATCGACCTGCATCTTTTTTGTCGACAATGATACGGTATTTTCGTGTTCTTTATTATTTAGCTTGATAATCACGGCACCTTCCTCGACAATGTCGCCTAGCTTGTAGGGGCGCTTGGTCTTGGGGTTAATCATCAACTCGTATTTACCGTTTGTCTCGGATTTCACTTCTACCGTTTTGGCCGCTTTGGCTGTTCCTGTCGTGGTGGTCAGTTCCCGGACATCACGTTTTCCGACTTCGGCAAGCCAGACCGGAGTGGTTGTTTCTGAAGAAGAATTCATTCGTTGCTCGTTGCAAGCGTTCAAGGTGTAAGCCAATAAAATCACCCCGATATATTTTATAGATTTGTTGATCATAGCGTTTTGTTTTATATTTTGTGTTAGGGTTATTTCAATAAATCAACCGGTAAATAAGACTTGTTGTTTTGGTAATCCCACAGGGTTTGGATTTTCAGATCCAGTAATTTCAATTTATATGAAATGATGGCATCCGTCAACGAGTTTTTCGCGTCGGTCAACTGAGTCTGTTGATTTTTAAGTTCCATACCGGTAAGGTTCCCGCTACGATATTTTTCAACGTTTATGTCATACGTGCGTTCGGCATTTTTAACCGTTTGGCGGGCGATTTCGATTTGTCTTAATAACTTGGGTAATTCCCGACATACCTGACGTACATCGAGCATGATGGATTTTCTTTCTTCCTCGTTACTGATTTCTGTGTTCTCGTTGGATAATTCCGTGCTGCGGATGTTTGCTTTTCTTGCGCCCCAATCCCAGATCGGCACGGTCAGCGTAATCCCGATCGTTTCATTGTCATCCGGTTTCGAGAAAGCTCCGTTGAACTTGTCTCCTTGGCCCATCAATCCCACTCTGGCGGAGATACTACCTTTAAACTTATTGTTGTCTTTTGCCTCGATCAAGCTGAAAATACCTTCTTCAATGGCAATTTGTTGCTGGCGGATCTCCATGCGTTGAGTTAAAGCATATTTGACAGCTTGATTTACATCCACGTGAACCGAATCAATCTGGATATTAGGTAGGATGCTGATGTCTATATCCAACGGTAAACCCAAGGTTTGCTTGAATTGATCTTTGGTATTCTCGTAACTCGTTTCCGTGTCGGCGAGTGAATTCTCGTTCGTGGCCAAGGTCACTTCCGCTTGGAAAAGTTCTTCCGGGGCAATCAAACCTTGTTCCACTTTATTTTTGATTAATTCGTAGTTTTCTTTTTGACTCTGGAAAGCTTCTCGGGCAGTGACTAATCTTTTATAAGATTGGTAAACGCCATAAAACGCCGAAGTCACGTTTTTCTCGATGTTCAGTTGGGCCAGAGCGTATTGTATTTTTGCTTTCTCAAGATTGAATTCCAACCTTTTCAATTGCATTTTTGTCTTGTTGTAGGTAAAGATCGGTTGCTCCAAATTTAAGCTGAGATTATTTGAAAAAGAAGTACTTTTGGCTCCGAAAGATTGGTTGTCATCATCCTGCCAGTTGAACGAGTTGCTGAGGGTGACTGTTCCGTCAGTCCACTTTATCGGTTGACTGATCCTAAAGTCCAAACCGGAACTCATGGATTTACGGGTATACCATTGCGTGTTGTACTCGTCGAACGACGTGCTTCTGGTATATTGAAACGGGCTCAGGTTCAAACTGAACTGTGATTTTAACGAAGCTTTTTGCTGGATCAGAGCCAGCTCACTTTGTTCCAAGCTCATTTTACTTTGAATGATGGAAGGGCTTTGTTGATAAGCAATTTCTAAAGCTTTTTCCAACGTCAAAATTTCTTGAGCAAACGTTGATCCGGAACAAAGCATGAGTATTCCCGAAATAATCAACGATATTGACGCGATCTTTTTCATAATATGTTGTTGTTATTTTTATTTGTTATTGTTCGTGTACACCCATTTCACTGCATCGGCAAAGATGATTTGGTTTGATTCCGATCCCTTGTCACTTAAGGTGATCTTGGCTTCTCCTGCCGAGAAATAGAAAGATCCTAGTGTCATCCATCCCTGTCGTCCCCGACCCGTTTCGACTGAAATTTCTTCTTCTCCGTCATCATGTTTTACCGTATAATATTGCATTTTTTTCTCTTCACTTCCTCTACGGCGCCATCCCATCATGGGGAGTTCGGACGTGTACACGAATACCTCGTAGAATCCCGGAATTTGTATCTGGGTCGTCCATTCCGTCTTGTTACTACCACTTCCGGATTTTTTGTACACCGCACTATTGATATAGTCACCATAATAATTTACCCCGATGGTAGCTGTCCATTTACTAGGGGGCATCCAGAAATTCAAGTTTTTGTATTTATCTTCACTTTCTTTCTTGAAGAAAGATTGTAGTTTGTTCTTCTGATTGGATTCGATAATCCTGAATCCGGGATCTTCATTGTCTACCGTGATCTCTTTCGGGTTAAACGTGAAAAGGGCGGCATTTGAGTCGAATATGCCTGTAACCGTGTCGGTCGTCGTGGTTGTCACTTTGGCGAAATTCTGCATGATCGTGCTAGGTAGATTCTGCGAGATGTTCGTGTTAATCGTGAGATTACTCGGACGTTCGTCACATAGAATACGAATCTCTTTGTATTTCCGCGGTTCGATAATATAATTTTTCGCCGGTTTGGATTCCATTTGGGCTGCTCGTCCTCTTCTTCCCCGCGGACCTCCGGGGAACATACCGCCTCCTTCTTCAACATTGACGGAGATCACGCCTTCTACATTCGTGGGGTTGTACACTTGGAACTTCACGATATATTTCGTGTAATCCCCGATTTCCACTTGATCGGCATCCACCCCCTTCACGATAAAACGGGGCGTGCTGTTGATCGTGTACCAGTTCGGGATAAAATCCATTAGATTGAAATGGAATTTACGTATAAACTCGCTGTTTAGGCGGGTGAAATTAACTTCTTGGAATTGGTATTTCTTCATGAACTCAGCCATGAATTCCTTGAATTCGTTTGATGAAAGACGGGAGTTTATATAGTTCCTCAGGTAAACGCCCTTCAGTTTCATCATTTCGTAAAATACCTCTGTCGAAAGCGTGTTGTCAAGTACGGCTTGTTCAAAACTTTTCCCGTTCAAGTAAGCAGCTGCACGCTGGTCATCGCCCATCCCGTTGAACATCCGGAAGAAATGTCTGCCTTGCGTGCTTTCCTCCTGTTTGAGCATCGTGTTCATCACGATGTCTATGATCGGAAAATTTTGGGAGTAGATAGACCCCGCGTAATTGAAGTACATAGATGACAAATCGTACTTGTTTAGTTTAGAGGTACCGGACCATTCTCCCGAGAACATATTCACAAAAGTATTTCCATCCTCTTGGAACGTTTCTTCCGAGAGAAGAACTCGTCGAGCAAAATCCCGTATGACGTTCATCTCCACGTCAATCTCTTCCATGCCACCTCCACGGGGATCATTGCGTCCCCAGTCAGCTATTCTTTCTTTAGCGAATTTGAAATTACTACTGGGTAGGGTGGTGGCAAATTCCGGAAGGAAAACCATTTCCGGTTGTGTTTGCTCGCTGTTTCCTTTCCAATTGCGCACATAGCCCGTGTAGGAAATGGGCGTTTCCGCCATGATGAATTTTTGGTACGGGTATTTACGCCCTTTTCTCAGTTCGTATTCGGATTTCACATCTTGAAGGAATCCGGATAACGTGTCCGAAATGTTAGGAAAAACTTCAGAATAGAAATCGTGACCCTTAAAATTGTATAATTCGATCTGCACAGAATCGACCAAGATACTCTTCTTCTCGTAATCTCCGATGGCTAAACTGATGCCGGGTAATTGCTCTTTATTTCGGAATATCATCGTGTCCCCCGATTGTGAAGGTTGTCCCTGTGAAAGAATCGTCCGGTCATTGGAATGAATCACTTTTAGCGTGTAATTTGAGAAGTTTTTTCGGATATTGTAAGGAGCCTCCGGGTTTACCGGTGGAAAGGTCGAGGGGTACCACAAGCATTCCGGGGTCAGCAGGGTAAATTTGTCCTGCACGAAAGCGTATCTTTTCCCGAAGCGGAGAATACTGCTTCCGGTTTGCGTGTCGTAATATTCTTCGTCCGTGATATCTAGGTAACAAATGTTCTCGTCGATGGAACCGTTGTACGTGATGTCCAGTTCAAGGCTCTCGTACGGGTGGAGTTTGTGTTCTACTATAATAACTTGTGCGTCTCTTTTGTAGGGAATATCTTCTCCTTGCCGGGTTAATTTCTCAATTTGAAGGGAGGGGTTCAGGTAGAACATGACTTTGTCGACCTCCTGATGATTCCGGTTCTGAATTTTTATGTGTGAATTGACGGAAATCTTTTTATCGTTCTGCGAGAATACAATCTCTTGGTCAATCAAATGAACTTTGTCAATGTTATTGTATTTTTTGTATCTTTCAGAGTATAATTTGCGTTGATTATCAATGTGATTGAACCGGTTGAAATAGATGAAGCCACAGCTGATCCCGATGATCAGGATCATACATCCCAAAGCATTCAGCAAGATATTTTTCTTGGGATGCAACGGTAAGCGGTTGACCATAGCGATGGTAAACGTGAGTAATCCCATTCCCAAGAACAGGAATGTCAACCGTTGAACGAGATAGGGGAACAAGTTCGTGTGTCCCAGCACGTCGGAAAACATATTCGGCACCGTGAGGGCGAAGAAGTCAAATGTCCCGTGTTCGGCGTCTCCGAGATAAGATAATGTCACCCCGATAAATCCTAGCATGATGACGAACGTAACCGCCTGGTTACGAATGAAACTCATGATCACGAACGATAGTCCCAGCACGAAAATCAGTGACGGGATCGATAACGTGAGTAGGTAGAAGAAATAGGGGAATAGGGTAAACGGGGATTCACTCGCGAACAAGTGAATGAAACCAGCGATGAGTAAAGCGATAATATTTAACGATACAAACACTTTCACGATCCCCCATGTTTTCCCGATGATATAATCCGCGTTACTCATCGGGCGTACGTAAATTACTTCGGCTGTATCTAACTTTTTATCTCGTTTTAAAAAGCTCCCTGCCAAGAATATGGCAATGACAGATTGTGCGATATTGAAAAGGTAGATATTGACAAACGGGATGGAGGATGGCATGGCAACCATGACCCATTCGAACCATCCCAGGTTTGACTGTGTACCCATGTGAAAAAATACGATAACTAAAAGGGATAGAATAGCGAATATACGAAATAGCCAGCTTCTCCGCAGGAGCTTGGTCTCGTATCTCGATATTGTGCTGATGTTGTGAATATTCATCGCTGGTTTCTTCTATGATTTACTTGAACAATTCGTTTTCTTTGATCGCTTCGACTTGCATGTTCATTTTGTCTTTCAACAAATAGTCCATGTAGTAAACGTAGGCATGTTCGAGGTTCGGTTCGATCGCTTTGTGCGAGTAGCCGTCAATGGCATCGGCCACGACTTGAATCTCCATACCGCCATCCGTCGGAATGGTTGAAATAATCGGGTATTTATCTTTGATTTCTTCGTATTCCATATCGGTTACGAAGATTTCCCATACTTTTCCGCGAGCCAGATCGATCATCTCGTCCGGTGAACCTTCAAACTTCAACTCTCCGCGGTTTAGCAAGGCCAGTTTCTTACAGGTACTTGAAATGTCTCCCACGATATGAGTGGAAAGGATGATGATGGAATCCTTGTCGCTGATGTCTGACAGGATGTTACGGAACCGAATTCTCTCTTCCGGGTCCAGTCCGGTAGTCGGCTCGTCCACGATAATGACTTTCGGGTTCCCGATGATGGCTTGGGCGATCCCGAGTCTTCGTTTCATACCTCCGGATAATCGGTTGGCCCAACGGTCACGGACTTCAAATAAACCAACTTTGCGTAGCATCTCGTCTACCACTTCGGCCCGGTGTTGTTTCCCCTTGATCCCGGCAAGCCCGGCACCGTAATCGAGGAATTCCCAGGTTTTTAGTTTCTCGAAGAAACGGAAATCCTGTGGCAAGTAGCCCAACAGGGAGCGAATTGCCTTCCGGTCTTTGGCAATATCATAATTATCGAAATAGATGGTTCCTGACGTGCAACTCTGCAATAGAGTCATGATTCTCATGAGAGAGGTTTTTCCTGCTCCATTCGGTCCTAACAGGCCGAACATTCCCGGTTCGATTTCCAAATTCAAGTCTTTTAAGGCTTTTTTACCTCCCGGGTAGACTTTATTCAGATTTACAATTTTTATACGCATAACGCTGGTATTTTAGGTTGGTATAAATCTATGCATAATAAGCCGGAACATATGTTAATAAAATGTGAAATATCCTACTTTGAGTAAGACACTTTTTGCTTAAAAAGGTTTATTATTTTAACAAAATATTAACACAATCGATCATTAAGAACCTTTTGACAGCCTGTTAAGAAAATATCTCCCGGATGACCCGGATGCTTTTGGTATTGAAATCTAAATTTAGATGGAACCCGAGAAAGAGCAGGGCTATGTCGAGTAAAATCTTGCGTCCTTGTTGATTAAGCGGAATGTTTTTCAATTCTTGCAGCTGACATGTGCAGAGGGCATGGATGGCTTTGGCGGAATGCGGGCCGGTATGGTAGTTTCCCGGAGAACTCGTGGGGTAAAAACAACCGTCATTGATGTTAAACACGTGGTCGGGGTGATACGTGCTGTTGTCTATGCTAAATCCGAGTAATTTGCTCAACCGGAACAGGAATAGTAGGTTGAAATTGGCAATATCATCCTGCGTGATGTTCAGGTATTCCACGGAGGTTTTGATATACTCGTATAGATCGGGATTCGGGTCGGAATCCCGTAACACGAGATTTAATATTTCTCCCCATAATAGGGCGATATTCATCTTGTACACGTCGAAATAGATGGCAGACGTGTTCACAAGCGGGGAGAAAGATTTCAGCTTGTGCAGTCCGCCCCTTTCATTCGGGATGAATTCAATTTCCACGATTTGCATACACTGGGCGGAAGCGTTCGCTTTCCGTTTGAACAGGGCCAACGGGGTAATCATTTGCATGTAGCCTCTTTCCTCCGAATAAACATGTAGAATTTGTTGCTGTTCGGAATGAGGTATGCTTTTCAATATGATGGCCTTTACCGTGTGCATGTTTTTTACAAGTTGTTCAAGAAACGGCATAATTCCCGGACGGCTTGTCCCCGGTGACTGATCCCATTTTTCTCGTGCAGGGGCATTTCGGCAAAACTTTCTTGAAAACCTTCGGGGCGAAAAATCGGATCGTAACCGAATCCCTTCTGGCCGTGTTTGCTTGTGAGTATCTCCCCGTTGACAATGCCTTCAAACAGGTATTCTTTGTCCCCGAGAATTAAAGCGATAACTGTTCTGAAACGGGCTTGGCGTTCCGGTATATTTTGCATTTTCTGTAAAACTTTTTTCATGTTGGCTTCCGAGTCGTGGGCGTTGCCCGCGTATCGTGCGGAATAGACTCCGGGAGCATTGTTCAAGGCTTTTATTTCCAAACCCGTATCATCCGCGAAACAGTCCAAGCCATATTTCTCGTGAATATACCGGGCTTTTTGAAGGGCATTCCCTTCGAGCGTGTCCTGTTCCTCGGGGATGTCTTCGTGGCATTGAATCTCTTTCAGGGAAACGATCTCGTGCTGGGAGCCGAGCATTTCTTTTATTTCTTCCAGTTTGTGGGCATTGTTGGTAGCAAAAACTAATTTCATGGCCAATAATAATTTATAGGTTACAAAGGTAATGAAATCAGGTGTAGAAACGAAGGTTTATCCCTAGAAATGCCCTGGAAAGTAGGAAATTCATGATCTATAGATGATTACTTCCGGATCACTACCGTGTAAAACGCTATTAAAACGCTATTAGAACCCTATTAAAACGCTATACTTAGAATAGCGTTTTATAAGCATTCTAAAAGCATAATAAAAGTGTGATTTCCGCTAGTGATCCGGAAGTAATACTAAATTAATCATGTAATAAGGTTTGACGTGGGATTGTCAAGGG from Butyricimonas virosa encodes the following:
- a CDS encoding non-canonical purine NTP diphosphatase, coding for MKLVFATNNAHKLEEIKEMLGSQHEIVSLKEIQCHEDIPEEQDTLEGNALQKARYIHEKYGLDCFADDTGLEIKALNNAPGVYSARYAGNAHDSEANMKKVLQKMQNIPERQARFRTVIALILGDKEYLFEGIVNGEILTSKHGQKGFGYDPIFRPEGFQESFAEMPLHEKNGISHRGQAVRELCRFLNNL
- a CDS encoding efflux RND transporter periplasmic adaptor subunit, encoding MINKSIKYIGVILLAYTLNACNEQRMNSSSETTTPVWLAEVGKRDVRELTTTTGTAKAAKTVEVKSETNGKYELMINPKTKRPYKLGDIVEEGAVIIKLNNKEHENTVSLSTKKMQVDIAKKEWEGQKAVFEKGGATEKDVLNAESSYIQAQSALESAYTELAKLTIKAPFKGAIVNLPYFTPNVEIASGETMVGLMDYSQMYMEIALPENTIDKVKVGQKVLVTNYNIKSDTLSGLVSQLSPAINEDTRTYTGYITINNPELKLRPGMFAKGEIITLQKDSVIVIPKDIVNSRRGGNRIVYTVEQNRAMEKIITVGISDDRFIEVESGLNQGDKIVVKGYEFLRNRGKVKIMK
- a CDS encoding TolC family protein, which gives rise to MKKIASISLIISGILMLCSGSTFAQEILTLEKALEIAYQQSPSIIQSKMSLEQSELALIQQKASLKSQFSLNLSPFQYTRSTSFDEYNTQWYTRKSMSSGLDFRISQPIKWTDGTVTLSNSFNWQDDDNQSFGAKSTSFSNNLSLNLEQPIFTYNKTKMQLKRLEFNLEKAKIQYALAQLNIEKNVTSAFYGVYQSYKRLVTAREAFQSQKENYELIKNKVEQGLIAPEELFQAEVTLATNENSLADTETSYENTKDQFKQTLGLPLDIDISILPNIQIDSVHVDVNQAVKYALTQRMEIRQQQIAIEEGIFSLIEAKDNNKFKGSISARVGLMGQGDKFNGAFSKPDDNETIGITLTVPIWDWGARKANIRSTELSNENTEISNEEERKSIMLDVRQVCRELPKLLRQIEIARQTVKNAERTYDINVEKYRSGNLTGMELKNQQTQLTDAKNSLTDAIISYKLKLLDLKIQTLWDYQNNKSYLPVDLLK
- a CDS encoding ABC transporter ATP-binding protein, coding for MRIKIVNLNKVYPGGKKALKDLNLEIEPGMFGLLGPNGAGKTSLMRIMTLLQSCTSGTIYFDNYDIAKDRKAIRSLLGYLPQDFRFFEKLKTWEFLDYGAGLAGIKGKQHRAEVVDEMLRKVGLFEVRDRWANRLSGGMKRRLGIAQAIIGNPKVIIVDEPTTGLDPEERIRFRNILSDISDKDSIIILSTHIVGDISSTCKKLALLNRGELKFEGSPDEMIDLARGKVWEIFVTDMEYEEIKDKYPIISTIPTDGGMEIQVVADAIDGYSHKAIEPNLEHAYVYYMDYLLKDKMNMQVEAIKENELFK
- the recO gene encoding DNA repair protein RecO, which encodes MHTVKAIILKSIPHSEQQQILHVYSEERGYMQMITPLALFKRKANASAQCMQIVEIEFIPNERGGLHKLKSFSPLVNTSAIYFDVYKMNIALLWGEILNLVLRDSDPNPDLYEYIKTSVEYLNITQDDIANFNLLFLFRLSKLLGFSIDNSTYHPDHVFNINDGCFYPTSSPGNYHTGPHSAKAIHALCTCQLQELKNIPLNQQGRKILLDIALLFLGFHLNLDFNTKSIRVIREIFS